A single region of the Streptomyces sp. NBC_01803 genome encodes:
- a CDS encoding class I SAM-dependent methyltransferase, which yields MAEGVVTRGTTNPNRLRRMDRWIAATHAPALRRSPGPPLAVDLGYGAAPWTAVELLHRLRRVRPDARVTGLEIDPARVTAALPFAGPGLRFAHGGFELPLPGGERPLLIRAANVLRQYAEAEVAGAWARLCARLDPDGLLVEGTCDEIGRRHVWVALGPEGPRTVTFAARLAGLAAPSELAERLPKALIHRNVPGEPVHRFLRDFDRAWAAAAPYGPLGARQRWVRAVRSLAADWPLADGPRRWRQGEVTVRWPAVAPGHRGPV from the coding sequence ATGGCGGAGGGTGTCGTGACGCGGGGGACGACCAACCCCAACCGGCTGCGCCGCATGGACCGCTGGATCGCCGCCACCCACGCCCCGGCCCTGCGCCGCTCCCCCGGCCCGCCGCTGGCCGTCGACCTCGGTTACGGGGCCGCGCCGTGGACCGCCGTCGAGCTGCTGCACCGGCTGCGCCGGGTGCGTCCCGACGCCCGGGTGACCGGCCTGGAGATCGACCCGGCGCGGGTCACGGCGGCGCTGCCGTTCGCCGGGCCGGGGCTGCGTTTCGCGCACGGCGGCTTCGAGCTGCCGCTGCCCGGCGGCGAGCGCCCGCTGCTGATCCGGGCCGCCAACGTGCTGCGCCAGTACGCCGAGGCGGAGGTGGCGGGCGCGTGGGCGCGGCTGTGCGCCCGGCTGGACCCGGACGGGCTCCTGGTGGAGGGCACCTGCGACGAGATCGGCCGCCGCCACGTGTGGGTGGCGCTGGGCCCGGAGGGTCCCCGGACCGTGACGTTCGCCGCCCGGCTGGCGGGGCTGGCCGCCCCCTCCGAGCTGGCCGAGCGGCTGCCGAAGGCGCTGATCCACCGCAACGTGCCCGGCGAGCCGGTGCACCGCTTCCTGCGCGACTTCGACCGCGCCTGGGCCGCCGCCGCGCCCTACGGGCCGCTCGGCGCGCGCCAGCGGTGGGTGCGGGCGGTGCGGTCGCTGGCCGCCGACTGGCCGCTCGCGGACGGCCCGCGCCGCTGGCGGCAGGGCGAGGTCACGGTGCGCTGGCCGGCGGTGGCGCCCGGACACCGGGGCCCGGTGTAG
- a CDS encoding NUDIX hydrolase: protein MSQRPEADSGTDGTGTGTGTAGTADGADGAGTDTVDGDLVRAAGCVLWRRAPGGGVEVALVHRPRWDDWSHPKGKLHPGETPADAARREVREETGMDCVLGTSLRAARYRARGRRKEVTYWAAEATDGRFVPNGEVDELRWLPPDEARAQLSHSGNRALLDEALTTLKLP, encoded by the coding sequence GTGTCACAGCGGCCTGAGGCGGACAGCGGCACGGACGGCACCGGCACCGGCACCGGTACCGCTGGCACCGCCGACGGCGCCGACGGCGCCGGCACCGACACCGTCGACGGGGACCTCGTCCGCGCGGCCGGCTGCGTCCTGTGGCGCCGGGCGCCGGGCGGCGGCGTCGAGGTGGCGCTCGTCCACCGCCCCCGCTGGGACGACTGGTCGCACCCCAAGGGCAAGCTGCACCCCGGCGAGACCCCGGCCGACGCGGCCCGCCGGGAGGTGCGCGAGGAGACCGGCATGGACTGCGTGCTCGGCACCTCGCTCCGCGCCGCCCGCTACCGCGCCAGGGGCCGCCGCAAGGAGGTCACCTACTGGGCGGCGGAGGCCACCGACGGCCGATTCGTCCCCAACGGCGAGGTGGACGAGCTCCGCTGGCTCCCGCCGGACGAGGCCCGCGCCCAGCTCAGCCACTCCGGGAACCGGGCGCTGCTGGACGAGGCGTTGACGACCCTGAAGCTGCCCTGA
- a CDS encoding RNA degradosome polyphosphate kinase, with translation MSQETRTLSPFTASEPAEPSERAEPESAPETAVEPGAEVSVSGPEAEAELPEDRFLDRERSWLAFNERVLELAEDPTTPLLERTHFLSIFASNLDEFFMVRVAGLKRRIATGVATRSVTGQAPREVLGTIWTRAREQMTRHAACYQQTVAPELAERGIHLLRWRDLTEQEQIQLFSLFRKKIFPVLTPLAVDPAHPFPYISGLSLNLAVVVRNPASGHRHFARVKVPPLLSRFLEASPQRYVPVEDVIAAHLEELFRGMEVLAHHVFRVTRNEDLEVEEDDAENLLQALEKELLRRRFGPPVRLEVEESIDDEVLDLLIRELKIRREEVFCLPGPLDLTGLKSIAALDRPELKYPKFVAGTHRDLAEVESASAPDIFAALRTRDVLLHHPYDSFSTSVQAFLEQAAADPDVLAIKQTLYRTSGDSPIVDALIDAAESGKQVLVLVEIKARFDEHANIKWARKLEEAGCHVVYGLVGLKTHCKLSLVVRQEGEDLRRYAHVGTGNYHPKTARFYEDIGLLTADPAVGADLSDLFNRLSGYSRRDNYRRLLVAPRSLRDGLVTRVRREIEHHRAGRPAFVRIKVNSIVDETVIDALYRASQAGVPVDIWVRGICAVRPGVPGLSENIRVRSVLGRFLEHSRVYTFGNGGENEVWLGSADLMHRNLDRRIEVLVRVADPAHRSSITRLLATGTADSTASWHLGPDGAWTRHAVDAEGKPLRNVQETLIESRRKRRVTAA, from the coding sequence ATGAGCCAGGAAACGCGGACCTTGTCCCCCTTCACGGCCTCCGAGCCGGCCGAGCCGAGCGAGCGGGCCGAGCCGGAGTCCGCCCCCGAGACGGCCGTCGAGCCCGGAGCCGAGGTTTCCGTATCCGGCCCCGAGGCCGAGGCCGAGCTGCCCGAGGACCGTTTCCTGGACCGCGAGCGGAGCTGGCTGGCGTTCAACGAGCGGGTGCTGGAGCTCGCCGAGGACCCCACCACCCCGCTGCTGGAGCGGACGCACTTCCTGAGCATCTTCGCCAGCAACCTGGACGAGTTCTTCATGGTCCGCGTCGCCGGTCTCAAGCGCCGCATCGCCACCGGCGTGGCCACCCGTTCCGTCACCGGACAGGCGCCGCGCGAGGTGCTGGGGACGATCTGGACCCGGGCCAGGGAGCAGATGACCCGGCACGCCGCCTGCTACCAGCAGACCGTTGCCCCCGAGCTCGCCGAGCGGGGCATCCACCTGCTGCGCTGGCGCGACCTCACCGAGCAGGAGCAGATCCAGCTGTTCTCGCTCTTCCGCAAGAAGATCTTCCCGGTCCTCACCCCGCTCGCCGTCGACCCGGCGCACCCGTTCCCCTACATATCCGGGCTCTCGCTCAACCTGGCCGTCGTCGTGCGCAACCCCGCCAGCGGCCACCGGCACTTCGCCCGCGTGAAGGTGCCCCCGCTGCTGTCCCGTTTCCTGGAGGCGTCGCCGCAGCGGTACGTGCCGGTCGAGGACGTGATCGCCGCGCACCTGGAGGAGCTGTTCCGGGGCATGGAGGTGCTCGCCCACCACGTCTTCCGCGTCACGCGCAACGAGGACCTGGAGGTCGAGGAGGACGACGCGGAGAACCTGCTCCAGGCCCTGGAGAAGGAGCTGCTGCGCCGCCGCTTCGGCCCGCCCGTGCGCCTGGAGGTCGAGGAGTCCATCGACGACGAGGTGCTGGATCTGCTGATCCGCGAGCTGAAGATCCGCCGCGAGGAGGTCTTCTGCCTGCCCGGCCCGCTGGACCTGACCGGCCTCAAGTCCATCGCCGCGCTGGACCGGCCGGAGCTGAAGTACCCGAAGTTCGTGGCCGGCACCCACCGGGACCTGGCCGAGGTCGAGTCGGCCTCCGCGCCCGACATCTTCGCCGCGCTGCGCACCCGCGACGTGCTGCTGCACCACCCGTACGACTCGTTCTCCACCTCCGTGCAGGCGTTCCTGGAGCAGGCCGCCGCCGATCCGGACGTGCTGGCGATCAAGCAGACGCTGTACCGCACCTCCGGCGACTCCCCGATCGTGGACGCCCTCATCGACGCGGCCGAGTCCGGCAAGCAGGTGCTGGTGCTGGTGGAGATCAAGGCCCGCTTCGACGAGCACGCCAACATCAAGTGGGCGCGGAAGCTGGAGGAGGCCGGCTGCCATGTCGTCTACGGCCTGGTCGGCCTGAAGACGCACTGCAAGCTCTCCCTCGTCGTCCGCCAGGAGGGCGAGGACCTGCGCCGCTACGCCCACGTCGGCACGGGCAACTACCACCCGAAGACCGCGCGGTTCTACGAGGACATCGGGCTGCTGACCGCCGATCCGGCGGTGGGCGCGGACCTGTCGGACCTGTTCAACCGCCTCTCCGGGTATTCCAGACGCGACAACTACCGTCGTCTGCTGGTCGCCCCGCGCTCGTTGCGCGACGGGCTGGTCACCCGCGTCCGCCGCGAGATCGAGCACCACCGGGCCGGCCGCCCGGCCTTCGTCCGGATCAAGGTCAACTCCATCGTGGACGAGACCGTCATCGACGCCCTTTACCGGGCCTCCCAGGCGGGTGTGCCGGTCGACATCTGGGTGCGCGGCATCTGCGCGGTGCGCCCCGGCGTGCCCGGCCTGTCGGAGAACATCAGGGTGCGCAGCGTGCTCGGCCGGTTCCTGGAGCACTCCCGCGTCTACACCTTCGGCAACGGCGGGGAGAACGAGGTGTGGCTCGGCAGCGCCGACCTCATGCACCGGAACCTGGACCGGCGCATCGAGGTCCTGGTCCGCGTCGCCGACCCGGCCCACCGCTCCTCGATCACCCGGCTGCTGGCCACCGGCACCGCCGACTCCACCGCGTCCTGGCACCTCGGCCCGGACGGCGCGTGGACGCGACACGCGGTGGACGCGGAGGGCAAGCCGCTGCGGAACGTCCAGGAGACGCTCATCGAGTCCCGGAGGAAGCGGCGTGTCACAGCGGCCTGA